One genomic segment of Candidatus Eisenbacteria bacterium includes these proteins:
- a CDS encoding zinc-binding dehydrogenase — protein MSHDSMLALVYDKERDPWDETRGLRLAEVEKPRLDEAADPLDAEHVIVKVIYAGFCGSDRGIWFRRAFKGMIFDSLKNEKKVRRVIGHEMIGEIVEVGSLAARRYGYRPKEIVSTESHIICRKCFHCRTGETHICSDDIIIGISRDGCFAEYIKLPAHPLWPTDTSKIRMKVGALQEPFGNAVHVCTKVDLRGRSVAVFGCGTIGLFAILIARAMGASRVVAIEPDPDHRERARALGADDVIPLSLESAWGRDPWRADPEIVSALKAAFPPEGPDVALEMAGPENSVNNAIQSVRRGGDVVLFGIKGGSFQIQDFDRIILNGITLHSVIGRRIFETWYITKGLLESTTNGIQEKIHDVILAGGEETVVPIASFDPDSFEKKISSHPKVLLKL, from the coding sequence ATGAGCCACGACTCGATGCTCGCCCTGGTCTACGACAAGGAGCGGGATCCCTGGGACGAAACCCGCGGCCTTCGCCTCGCGGAGGTCGAGAAGCCGAGGCTGGACGAAGCCGCCGATCCCCTCGATGCCGAACACGTGATCGTGAAGGTGATTTACGCGGGCTTCTGCGGATCGGATCGGGGGATCTGGTTCCGCCGCGCCTTCAAGGGGATGATCTTCGATTCCTTGAAGAACGAAAAGAAAGTGCGCCGCGTGATCGGGCACGAGATGATCGGCGAGATCGTCGAGGTCGGGAGCCTCGCGGCCCGGCGCTACGGCTACCGTCCGAAGGAGATCGTCTCGACCGAGTCGCACATCATTTGTCGAAAGTGCTTCCACTGCAGGACCGGCGAGACGCACATCTGCTCCGACGACATCATCATCGGGATCTCGCGGGACGGATGTTTTGCTGAATACATCAAGCTTCCCGCGCACCCGCTGTGGCCGACCGACACCTCCAAGATTCGCATGAAGGTCGGGGCGCTCCAGGAGCCGTTCGGGAACGCCGTCCACGTCTGCACGAAGGTCGATCTTCGCGGGCGGAGCGTGGCCGTCTTCGGATGCGGGACGATCGGGCTCTTCGCGATCTTGATCGCGCGGGCGATGGGCGCCTCGCGTGTCGTGGCGATCGAGCCGGACCCGGATCACCGCGAGAGGGCGCGCGCGCTCGGCGCGGACGACGTGATCCCTCTTTCGCTCGAAAGCGCTTGGGGGAGAGATCCTTGGCGCGCCGATCCGGAGATCGTCTCCGCGCTGAAAGCGGCGTTCCCTCCCGAGGGGCCGGATGTCGCGCTCGAGATGGCCGGTCCCGAAAACTCGGTGAACAACGCGATCCAATCGGTCCGCCGCGGCGGGGACGTCGTCCTTTTCGGCATCAAGGGCGGATCGTTTCAGATTCAAGACTTCGACCGGATCATTCTGAACGGGATCACGCTCCATTCGGTGATCGGCCGGAGGATCTTCGAGACCTGGTACATCACCAAGGGTCTCCTCGAGTCGACGACGAACGGGATTCAAGAGAAGATCCACGACGTGATCCTCGCGGGCGGCGAGGAGACGGTCGTTCCGATCGCGTCCTTTGATCCCGATTCCTTCGAGAAGAAGATCTCCTCGCACCCGAAGGTTCTCTTGAAGCTCTGA